A single region of the Fusarium fujikuroi IMI 58289 draft genome, chromosome FFUJ_chr05 genome encodes:
- a CDS encoding probable sterol C-24 reductase, which translates to MSSRYSLRQTPRKKELFEGMVETPIRRSRSNRRQTSQPLSDVETESNSAAETVSRPTRRRTARFTEELDEDTDSDNMGAVNRASNGKTNGHANGHSNGDATNGHATNAHATSNDVSGAAPINSVLEKTEGVPQDPNVVDGWRPGQDPKIDYSGEFEFGGSLGTAAMMVLFPILMWYMWIGATYYDGKFPSRAEGQSWGEFASHLVNLVYTGAFPRLQVWAWYWSYLIVEGAFYCLLPGVWGYGKPLPHEGGKQLPYYCSAYWSLYTTLACLALLHFSGIWPLYTAIDEFGPLLSVAILSGFLVSFVAYFSALWRGKQHRMTGYPIYDFFMGAELNPRLFGILDFKMFFEVRMPWYILLILSLGAAARQYEQYGYVSGEVWFLVMAHFLYANACAKGEELIITTWDMYYEKWGFMLIFWNLAGVPLSYCHCTIYLANHHPDVYCWNRGILAAMFAGYLFWYWVWDSCNSQKNRFRAMEKGKLVLRKTFPQVPWQTIHNPKTIVTPQGTILVDGWYGLARKIHYTADVWFAVSWGLITGFESPFPWFYPVFFCGMIAHRAARDITRCRRKYGDAWLEYERRVPYLFIPYVI; encoded by the exons ATGTCTTCAAGATATTCACTACGCCAAACTCCCAG GAAGAAGGAACTCTTTGAGGGCATGGTTGAGACCCCTATTCGTCGCTCACGTTCAAATCGCCGCCAGACTTCCCAACCTCTCTCAGACGTCGAAACCGAGTCGAACTCTGCCGCTGAGACTGTCTCGCGACCTACTCGCCGACGCACCGCTAGGTTCACCGAAGAGCTCGACGAGGACACAGATTCCGACAACATGGGCGCTGTCAACAGAGCCTCCAATGGCAAAACCAACGGCCATGCCAATGGCCATTCAAACGGTGATGCCACCAATGGACACGCCACCAACGCCCATGCTACATCCAACGATGTTTCTGGCGCTGCACCTATCAATTCAGTCTTGGAGAAGACCGAGGGCGTCCCTCAAGACCCCAATGTGGTTGATGGCTGGAGGCCTGGCCAGGATCCCAAGATTGACTACTCTGGAGAGTTCGAGTTTGGTGGTTCTTTGGGCACCGCTGCCATGATGGTACTCTTCCCTATCCTCATGTGGTATATGTGGATTGGCGCCACTTACTACGATGGCAAGTTTCCCTCCCGTGCCGAGGGTCAGTCTTGGGGCGAGTTCGCTTCTCACCTCGTCAATCTGGTCTACACTGGTGCATTCCCCCGCCTCCAGGTCTGGGCATGGTATTGGTCTTACCTGATTGTTGAGGGTGCTTTCTACTGCCTTCTCCCCGGTGTCTGGGGCTATGgcaagcctcttcctcatgaGGGCGGCAAGCAGCTTCCCTACTACTGCAGCGCCTACTGGAGTCTTTATACCACTCTcgcttgccttgccttgctgCATTTCTCTGGTATCTGGCCTCTCTACACTGCCATTGATGAGTTCGGTCCTCTTCTGTCTGTTGCTATCCTCAGTGGCTTCCTCGTTAGCTTTGTGGCCTATTTCTCTGCTCTTTGGCGTGGCAAGCAGCACCGCATGACGGGCTATCCCATCTATGACTTTTTCATGGGCGCTGAGTTGAACCCCCGTTTGTTTGGTATTCTCGACTTCAAGATGTTCTTCGAGGTTCGCATGCCTTGGTATATTCTGCTCATCCTTAGTCTTGGCGCCGCCGCTCGTCAATATGAGCAGTACGGCTACGTCTCTGGAGAGGTTTGGTTCCTCGTCATGGCTCACTTCCTCTATGCCAACGCCTGTGCCAAAGGAGAGgagctcatcatcaccacttgGGATATGTACTATGAGAAGTGGGGTTTCAtgctcatcttctggaaCCTTGCTGGTGTTCCTCTCTCTTACTGTCACTGCACTATCTATCTAGCTAACCACCACCCTGATGTGTACTGCTGGAACCGCGGCATTCTCGCTGCCATGTTCGCTGGTTATCTCTTCTGGTACTGGGTCTGGGATAGCTGCAACAGTCAGAAGAACCGCTTTCGCGCTATGGAGAAGGGCAAGTTGGTCCTACGCAAAACCTTTCCTCAAGTCCCCTGGCAGACCATCCACAACCCCAAGACTATTGTCACCCCCCAGGGAACTATCCTGGTTGACGGTTGGTATGGTCTTGCCCGCAAGATTCACTACACTGCGGATGTGTGGTTCGCTGTTTCTTGGGGTCTGATTACAGGCTTCGAGAGCCCCTTTCCCTGGTTCTATCCAGTATTCTTCTGCGGTATGATCGCCCACCGTGCTGCTCGAGATATCACCCGTTGTCGTCGCAAGTatggtgatgcttggctCGAGTATGAACGACGTGTACCTTACCTCTTCATTCCT TACGTTATCTAA
- a CDS encoding probable H+-transporting ATPase lipid-binding protein: protein MVSELCPVYSPFFGAMGCTCAIVFTCLGASYGTAKSGVGIAAMGVLRPDLIVKNIVPVIMAGIIGIYGLVVSVLISDGLKQDLPLFTSFIQFGAGLSVGLAGLAAGFAIGIVGDAGVRGTAQQPRLFVGMILILIFAEVLGLYGLIVALLMNSKANVDAVC from the exons ATGGTTAGCGAACTTTG CCCCGTTTACTCG CCCTTCTTTGGTGCTATGGGCTGCACCTGCGCTATTGTCTTCACCTGCCTCGGCGCCTCTTACGGTACCGCCAAGTCGGGTGTTGGCATCGCTGCCATGGGTGTCCTCCGCCCCGACTTGATCGTCAAGA ACATTGTTCCCGTCATTATGGCCGGTATCATTGGTATCTACGGTCTCGTCGTTTCCGTCCTTATCTCCGATGGCTTGAAGCAGGACCTTCCTCTGTTCACTAGTTTCATTCAATTCGGTGCTGGACTCTCCGTCGGACTTGCTGGTCTCGCTGCCGGTTTTGCCATTGgtattgttggtgatgctggtGTTCGAGGAACTGCTCAGCAGCCCCGTCTCTTCGTCGGCATGATTCTTATTCTCATTTTCGCCGAAGTCTTGG GTCTCTACGGTCTCATCGTTGCCCTCCTCATGAACTCCAAGGCCAACGTCGATGCTGTATGCTAA